A window of Adhaeribacter arboris genomic DNA:
TAATCATGGGCTCGATAATTTAACCATGCAGTTCACTGCCGCCGGTCTGGCTTACTGGTTATTGGCCTGAACTTGCCTTATTACAAAATCCTTTTATGTTGCCTGCGCTTAGAAAACTGTAAAAAATCAGTATAAAAAGCAGCTCCGCGCTTAAGTTTCCTAACGGAATAATTGCTATACTTGTACCGCTTGGCTACTTTTTAATCCTCACCTTTCTTTAATTATTTGCTTTACTCCTATCAGATAAGGAAAAAATAAATCTGGATGGTTAGTAAGACGGATAGAATGAAAGGCTAACTTATTGTTGATGATAATATCACCTATTTTTAAAATTTTCTATTCTATACATCTATAAACAGCTACTTTAATTAAAAACTCATGCGTAAACTGCATTACTTTCTGCTTTTAGCAATTTCATTCAGCATATTTCTTTCAGCTTGTAAATCTGGTACGGGCGCTCAAACATCTACTGCCAATGCTACAGCTGCCTCCGCTGCCCCGGCCTCCAAGGATACCCGAATTTTTGAAATGCGGGTTTATTATGCCCACCCGGGTAAATTAGCCGACCTGGAAAATCGTTTCCGGACCAATACTACCCGGATTTTTGAAAAACACGGCATGACCAATATTGGCTATTGGCTACCGCTGGAAAACCCGGACAATAAACTTATTTATATTTTGGCTTACCCTAACCGCGAAGCGCGGGATGCTTCCTGGCAAGCTTTCGGCTCGGACCCAGAATGGAAAGAGGTAGCCTCCAAATCCGAAGAAAACGGCAAACTGGTAGCCAAAGTAGACCAATTATTTATGGAAACTACCGATTACTCACCAGCCATTACGTTGAAAAAAGCTACGCCAGAGCGTACTTTCGAGTTACGCACGTATACTACTACTCCCAATAACTTAGTAAACCTGGATGCCCGTTTCCGGGATCACACCATGGGATTATTTAGCAAATACGGTATGGAAAACATTGTTTACTTTCATCCGGTAGCGGGCCAGCCAGGAGCCGATAACACTTTGGTTTATATCTTAGCGCATAAAAGCAAAGAGGCTGGCTTAGCCTCATTCGACGCCTTTCGGTTAGATCCAGAATGGGTAAAGGTAAAAGCAGCCTCCGAAGTAAAAGGGGGCGGATCTTTAACTACTAAAGTTGAATCGGTTTACATGAAACCTACCGATTACTCGCCTATTAAATAATTTTCTCGGCATTTTACTACCTGGTTAGGGAAACCGCATCCAGAGGTAGATCTTTTCAGCACTTACCTTCTGTGGTAAGTGCTTTTGTTTTATCTGGGCATGATGTTGATGATAGTGAAAACAGAAAAACAAACTGCTTCTGTTTGATGAAAAATTAAAAATTTAGAGGCTTATTTTATAAAAAGCTGTTCAATGATAAAAATTATTTCTAATATAAAAGAAATCTAATATTTTATCGTTCCGAAGTAAATATTATTACATTTGAAGTGCTAAAGTAATTAAGCAGTACCTTTTGGTTCATAAAATGCGTATGCTTTTACCATTGAAAAGCTGCTTTCACTTAAAACTGTTCTTTTCTGCTATGCCAATTGCTGACCAAGAATCTGTAAAAAACTTTTTAACGGAACTTCTTACCCGCGCCACTACGCCCCAAGGAATAACCTGGCTCGAAAAACAATTAGCCGAAGCGCAAACCGAGAGCAAATTTTTTCAGGCTTTTAGTATGGCGCCCCGTTTTATTGGAAAAAGAAAAATTGAAATTACCGAGGCCGATACTGCTGCTGCCAATGCTTTACGCACGGGTTTCAATCCACAAGGTTGGACCGCCGACCAGGCTGCCCGTACTTCATTAGCACTTTCGTTGCCGCATCAATCACCGGAAGAATATATAAAAATTCTGGATAAATTGTTTGCTACCGCCGACGTGAACGAACTGGTGGCTTTATATGCTGCCCTGCCTGTTTTACCATACCCGGAAAAACACATTCCTCGAATGGCCGAAGGTGTTCGGACCAATATGACTTTAGTTTTTGAAGCAGTAGCTCTGCAGAATCCGTACCCGCATGATTACCTGCCCGAAGAAGCCTGGAACCAATTAGTATTAAAATCTATTTTCACCAGCCGGCCTTTGTACCGCATTTATGGTTTAGAAAACCGTCGTAATAAAAAGCTAGCGCAAACCCTTTCGGATTTTGCCCACGAACGCTGGGCGGCGGGTCGAACGCTTAGCCCGGAAGTATGGCGCAACGTGGGGCCATTCGTAGACGAAACTATTTGGCCGGATATTCAAAAATTATTTACGCAACCTAACGAACTGGAACAACAAGCGGCCGCGCTGGTCTGCGCCGAAAGTAATTATCCGGAAGCTAAAACCATGCTCGACACCGTGCCCGATTTAAAAGCTAAAATTGAAAACGGCGAGCTAACCTGGGATACTATTGGCGAAGATGTAGCTGCGCAAACCGTATAATTTTAAATTCAGGTATACTGTTTTTAAATTTTCCTGATACGTAATATAAAATTTAAATTCCTAATTAATTATCATGGATACTTCGAACTCTTTTATGCTGATAGACCCGCACGTGCACATGACCTCGCGGACTACCGATGATTATGAAGCAATGCGCCGGGCAGGTATTGTGGCACTTATAGAACCTGCTTTCTGGATGGGGCAGCCGCGCACCGAAGCGGGAACCTTTAAAGATTATTACAGCCACTTAATTGGTTTTGAGCGTTTCCGGTCGAGCCAGTTTGGGATTAAACATTATTGCACCATTGGTTTAAATTCCAAAGAAGCCAATAACGAAGCATTAGCCGAGCAGGTAATGGAGTTGCTGCCTTTGTATGTATGCAAAGAAGGTGTAGTGGGCGTAGGCGAAATTGGTTACGATGACCAGACAGCTGCCGAAGATAAATATTACCGCCTACAACTCGAAATTGCCAAAGAAGTAAACCTGCCCGTGCAAATCCATACACCTCACCGCGACAAGAAGAAAGGTACTTTACGCAGCATGGAAGTAGCGCTCGAACACGGATTAGATCCGGGCATGGTAATCGTAGATCATAACAACGAAGAAACCGTAAAAGACGTGCTGGATCGAGGATTTTGGGCCGCGTTTACCATTTATCCGCACACCAAAATGGGCAACGAGCGCATGGTAGAAATTGTGAAACAATACGGCCCGGAAAGAATCATGATTAATTCGGCGGCCGACTGGGGCATCAGCGATCCGCTGGCGGTGCCAAAAACGGTGGCTTTAATGCTGGAACGCGGGGTGCCGGAAGAGCATGTTCGTTTGGTAAGTTATAGTAACGCGCTAGCAGCTTTCGGCCAAAGCGGACAAATGCAGGAAAGCGACTGGCTCGAGGCGCAACCCATCGACCAAAGCCAGAAATTTTCGGGTAGTTCTATTTTACGCGGCGGCCAAACCCCTCGCATCGATGCCCCGGAATCCAGCAATATTATCCGCTAATTTTGTTTTAAAATTACTTCATGAATAAATTCTTCGCCCACTTGGTACTCATGCGGCCGGCTAACATTATTACGGCCATTGCCGATATCCTACTGGGCTTTGCGGCGGCCGGTGCCGTACAACAAATTCAGAGAGCCTCTGCTACTGCCTACGGGTACCTGGAGCACCCGCTGGCAGTAGATTTAGGCTGGCTAATTGCGGCAACCATTGGTTTGTACGGTGGTGGAGTAGTTTTTAACGATGTTTTAGATGCCGATTTAGATAAGATAGAACGCCCGGAACGTCCTATTCCCAGCGGGGCAGCTACGAAAACTAGCGCTACTATTTTAGGAGCTTTACTGCTTTTAGGTGGTATTCTGGCAGCTTTTAAGGTATCACAAATAAGTGGTGTTATTGCGGCGGTAATAGCCGGACTTGCCTTATTATACGATGCTTGGGGCAAACACCAGGGATTTATTGGTCCAATTAACATGGGAGCGTGCCGGGGCGGCAACTTACTTTTAGGAATGAGCGCCATACCTGCCAGCCTGGAGCATTATTGGTTTCTAGCCCTTATTCCGATTGTGTACATTGCCAACATTACCGTTATTAGTCGGGGCGAAGTGCACGGGGGCAGCCGACCAATTTTACGGTTTGCCGTTGCCTTGTACCTTTTAGTATTTGTAAGTATTGTTGCTTTAACTTTCTTACCGCACTTTTCCATTATAACGGCCTTACCTTTTGGTTTACTTTTCGCTTACTTGATTTTTCCTCCTTTGTTAAAAGCGCTTAACACTCTACAACCCAAAGAGATTCGGTTGGCGGTAAAAGCGGGGGTATTATCCTTAATAATTTTGGATGCTACTCTGGCGGCTGGTTTTGCTCATTGGGTGTACGGTTTACTGGTGTTATTACTTTTTCCACTTTCCCGTTTTCTGGCAAAGCAATTTGCTGTTACTTGATTTTAACAAGAAAGATCTTAGGCATTTTTTTTGCCAACTTAATAGTACTTAAAACTACTTTTTTATCTTTAATTTTGTTATCTGTAAAATAGCTTTCTAAGTTAGGAAGTAATATTTTTTTAGATCTTTATTCATGCAGATTTACCCAATCCAGCAAACGTTCCAGGTAACGTATAACTATACTGTTCATTTTACCGAAAACTTATTTTCACTCCGGAACCCCTTGCTTCGCGATGTAATTGCAGCGGGTGGTGGCGATGGCCGGAAAGTTTTATTTGTATTAGACCACCACGTAGCCGAAGCAATTCCTTCGTTAATTACCGATATTAAAAACTACACTTCGCACTACGCCGATGTTTTACAATTAGCCGCTGATCCTATGATTATTCCGGGTGGAGAACAATGTAAGAATGATCCGGCCTATACGGAACGGGTAATTGATGCAATAAATGAAAAAGGCATTGATCGCCATTCGTACGTCTTGGCGGTAGGCGGTGGTGCTTTATTAGATATGGTTGGCTACGCTGCCGGTATTGCGCATCGGGGTATCCGCCACATTCGCATTCCTACTACGGTGTTGTCGCAGAACGACTCGGGAGTTGGGGTAAAGAACAGTATTAATGCCTACGGCAAAAAGAACTTCCTGGGCACCTTTACTCCTCCCTTTGCTGTAATTAACGACTTCCATTTTCTGCGTACTTTAACGCACCGCGAATGGCGCGCCGGCATTGCTGAAGCCATTAAGGTTTCACTTATTAAAGACGCCGAATTTTTTAGGTTTATTCAGGAAAATACGCAGAAACTGGCCGAGCGTGATATGCCAGCCATGCAGTACCTGATTCACCGGTGCGCCGAAATGCACGTGCAGCATATTGCCAGCGGTGATCCTTTTGAGAAAGGTTCTTCGCGGCCATTAGATTTTGGGCACTGGTCGGCGCATAAACTAGAGCAGTTAAGTAATTACCGTATTCGCCACGGCGAAGCCGTAGCCATGGGCATTGCCCTGGATTCGACGTATTCCTACCTAAAAGGCATGCTTACTGAAGCCGAATTAAAGCAAATTCTGGAGGTAGTTACCGGTATTGGTTTTGAATTATTTGCTCCCGAAATGACTTCGCACCTGGAGGATGCCACCCATCCGCAAAGTTTGCTGCGGGGTTTACAGGAATTCCGGGAACACCTAGGCGGACAATTAACTATTATGCTGCTGGCTAAAATTGGCAAAGGCGTAGAAGTACACGAGATAGATAACGAGTTAATGATTGCTGCCATCGAGCAACTTCGGCACCATTCCGAGGCTACTGTTTAGAAAGAAAACTTAGAAATTTTTGTAAGCTGGTTAAACATCGGTTGGAGACTGGGATGTTTAACCAGCTTCTTTGTTTTTTGAATAGCATCTTGGTTTGTCCGGGTAGAGGCCAACTGGTAGTAGAGGTCAATTTAAGAAGCTTTATAATTTTTTATTGGCAAGAGATATTTTTTATTCTCCTGCTAATTTCAATAGCTCTTTTTCAAAGTTTTCCGCTATTCGGAAGTTGGTCATTTTGATTTGTACTAGAATCGGTTTAATAAGCTGAATTAAGCCAGCTTCTTTTGCTCCTAGCAGAAGTCCTAATGTGCCGATATAATTAACTCCTAATCTATTTGCTGCTTTTCTGGCTTTATTATCATCTAAAATGAGCAAGCAATTTTGTTTTTCAATAGCTAAAGCAATAGCACTGGCTTCTCCTAAATCTACCGTAGATTGAAGCATTACTTGATATACTTTATTCTGGACGCTCTCAGTTTTTATCTATTCTGGCAGTTGCTTACCATATTCCTTTCCAATCTCGGGAGTGATTACTATTTCTTCAAAGAGTTCCTTTAAGATAAAAAGCAAGTGTAGTTTGTCCAACAGAATCAAACAACTGGTATCACTTACGATAATTTTTGACATGCATTAGCTCTTTTTCTAATTCACTTTCGTCGTAATTAAATAGGGATACATAATGACCGAGAACTTCCATAAAAGCCCGTTTAGAAAGCCCCGCAATTTCTGCCGCTTGCCCTAAAGATAGCTTACTTTTCTCGTAGAGCCTGGAAGCCAGAAACATGACCATTTCTCTATCTTCCAAATCAACTGAATCAGGTATATGTATTGTGAGTGTTCTCATATTATTATTATAATCATTTTTTAACTTTTTGTTTCTTTTGCTTACCGGCTAAAGGATTGAAAAACAGCATTATTATTTATTACTGTTTTTTTGCTCCGGACTGGAATATTTTATCCATTAAAATCCATTTTTCGCCTTCTTTAGCCCAAGGCAAGGGAACCTGGTACTTCCACATGAGTTTTTCCCATTCCTGCACTTTCGGAACCGTGGCATCCAGAGCGGCTTTTTTCTCGAAACTAAAGTTATCGTCGGTATCCATAATCATAAACATGCGGTTACCGGTACGGTAAATTTGCAGATTTATAATGCCGGCATCCAGGTCGTTTTTAGTTACTTCAGGCCAATCGTTACCGGGGCTATGGTAATTTTCGTACTCCTGGATTAATTTCGGGTCATCTACTAAGTCAAGGGCAAAGCAAAATCGCTGCATATCTGGTTAAAAAGTTACATTCTTGGTTAATCTTTAAAAAATTCTCGAAAAGCCTTAATGGTTTGTTGGGCCGCTTCGTCTGGGTTAGGCCAGGGGAAAGCTTCGGCAGATACATACCCCTGGTAATTACTTTCCTGCAAAGCGGTTGCAATTTCGGCCATGGCGGTATGGCCAAAGCCAACGGGCCGCCGGTTACTGTCGGCAAAGTGAATGTGACCAATAGCCGGCCCAAAAGTTCGAATACTCTCCGGCAAAGAACTTTCTTCGATGTTCATGTGAAACAAATCCGCTAATAACTTGACGTTCCGGGTTTTTAAAAAATTTAGAAATTCAACTCCGCTGCTTAGATTGTTGAATAAATTAGTTTCGTAGCGGTTCAGGGGTTCGTAAATCAGGGGTACTTTTTTTTCTTCCGCTACTTTTCCTAAAATATTTAATCCATCGGCCAGCCATTCCAGAGCCTGCTCGCGCTCCACTCCGGCAACTACGTTGCCCTGCATCGACCCAATAATGGCGGGTGCCTGAAACGGCGCCCCAAAAGCAATCATATCCGCGACAAAAGCAATGGCTTGTTGCCGGATAGTCGGATTGGGATCGGTTAAAGTCAAGCCTTGTATAACTTTACCCGCGCCGGTGCCCACTGCAGCTAAGTTAAGGCCAGAATTTTGTAGTAAACCGGTTAGAACCGAAGGCTCAATGGCATTGGCAGAAGCCGTAAAAAGCTCTATGGCATTAAAACCCAGTTGAGCCGCTTTAGCAATACTGGCCTCCAAATCTTCCCAATATATCCAAGGACCCGTTTTTATTTGTGGAACCAGGGCAATAGTAACACAAGATTTTATCATTTATTTCTATTTAACTAAAGAAATGAGACCAACTAAAAATGCTGCGGTATTATTAAAATTTTGTCTAATATCTTAATACTTGTGTCTATTTACCTATCAAAATCTACCATTATTTTGGTGATAGGTCCCGGATTATCTGACCAAGCTGCAAGGGCCGCACCAGCCTCGTCAATTGAAACAACTTTCGAAATAACAGCATCCACCGGAAATTTACCTGATTCCAGGTAACGGATGACTTCCGGAAATTCTCCCAAACAATTGCGGGAGCCCAGAATTTCAATTTCTTTTCGCACAAAAACGCCGGTATTAAATTCAGCCGATTTTTTAGCGTAACCAATGCAAACTACTCTCCCGGTGTACGCCACTTCTTCTACGGCAGCCCGATAAGTTTGCGGACTTCCTACGGCTTCTATTATAACATCCGGACCATCTCCATCTGTAATTTCTGCTAAAGCTTCGTGTAAGTCTACTTTAGATGTATTAATCGTATGCGCAACACCTACTTTTTTAGCAATCTCCATTTTTGAATCATCGATATCAATGGCAATTACTTCGGCACCCCGGTTAACCGAGGCGGCAATAGCGCCCATTCCCACAATGCCGCAACCAATTACGGCTACTTTATCCTTTTCGGAAACCCGGCCCCGGGCTGCAGCATGAAACCCTACGGTAAGAGGTTCTACTAAAGCCAACTCCTGGAGCGATAGCTTATCCGAAGAAAATAGATTTTTCCAGTGAATAGTGATATAGTTGGTCATGGCACCAGGCCGGCGCACCCCCATGGTTTTATTATCCTGACAGGCATTGGGCCGGCCTTTCCGGCAAGAAACGCAAGTGCCACAATTTAGGTAAGGGTACACGGTAGCTCGCATGCCAGGCTTAAAATCAGGCGGAACCTGGCTTCCTACCTGCTCAATAGTAGCTCCTACTTCGTGCCCCAGAATATTAGGATATTCCTGCAATTCAAATAAACCCCGGTACCCATTTAAGTCGCCGCCACAGAAACCTACCATACCAATCCGCAACAAAACTTCTTCAGGTCCGGGAGCAACTGGTTCTATTGTTCTAACTTCCGTTTTACCGGGTTCCACTAAAAATAAAGCCTTCATACGCCGTTTATTCGTTTATTTTTTAGGAATATTATTTTCTGGTCTGCCTTCAAACCACATCTGATTTTTTACGGGAGTTACTATTTTTAAAATTTCCTCCATCAAGTCAGCCGGAATAGATAAATCCAGAGCTTTAATATTTTGCTGGACGTGCTTCACCTCCCACATACCCACAATGGTAGTAGCAATATCCGGGTGGTCAACGGCATACTTAATGGCAACATCACTTAGCCGCACCCCATAACTTTCGCACAATTGCAACAACTTGGGTTGCACATCTTTAACGGCCTGGGGCGAGCGGTGCCAATCGGGCAAAGGAGCATCGGATAATATTCTTTGCATCAGTGGTGCCGCATTCATTAAACCAAAACCTTTTTCTTTTGAAAGCGGCACCAACTCGTCGTCAATTTCGTCTTCGAGCAAATTATAGTGGGCCCACGAAAGCACAGTGTCGAGTTCAACCTGCCGGGCAATTTCAGCCAGATAACGCACCGGTAATCCAGTAATGCCTATAAAGCGGGCTTTACCTAATTCTTTAATTTTCTGAACGGCCGGAATCGCTTCGTTTAATACCTGGTGTTTATCGCCAAACTCAATATCATGCAGTTGCAAAACATCTACGTAGTCCGTTTTAAGCCTTACTAGCGATTCGTCAATACTTCTCAGAATCCGGTTATACGAAAAATCAAAATCTTGTAAACCATAACGGCCGCATTTGGTAGCCAAAAATATGTCTTTACGTTTACCTTCCAGCGCTTTGCCCAATCGTTCTTCGGCCAGAGTAAAACCATAGAAAGGAGAAACATCAAAAAAATTAATTCCTTGGTCAATGGCATAATGCACGGCTCTTACTCCTTCTTTCTCATCGGCTACATCAAACACGTTACCTAAGGGCGAAGCGCCAAAGCCAAGGACAGATACGTTCAGGTTGGTTTTGCCAAGTTTGCGATAATTCATAGGCAATTAAGCTGCAAGGTTATAAAGTTAAAAAGCACCAGATCCAGGTTAAAGCTCCCCAATTGTAGAAAATAAATAGATATAATACCAGAAAATACCAGACTGTTTACCTGTCTTTTGGTAAAAAGAGCAAATCTCTTTAAAGAAAAAGCAGTTAACTTGGATTTTCTGGTAATATTTAACAGGAAATAAACTTAAAAATAAATTTAAGCCATTCCCTTAATGCCGATATTAAATAATGGGGACATAGATTTTGAAACGGAAAGGAAATACATTGTTCCAGGTGATTACTTAACTTTGGAGAAGGAAAATGTAAGACAAAAAAAACAGGTAAGAGTATTATTTTCTTACCTGTTTTACATTTTAAGTTATAAAGCCTATTTATGATGAAAAATTGGAATATTGAGATGACTTAACTCGTGTAGGGCAAAGGTAAAAGCAACTCCCCAGAAAATAGCGCTCCAAAGCATATGTAATAAAATATGACGTTGACTGGCTCCTAAAACCGTAGCCATAATAGTGCCGATTACCGGACTAAAAATAACCGGCGTTAGAAAAGCAATACCTTTAATTCCGAACTTTTGCCAGATCTGCACAATTTTCCGGCTCTTTTTGGTAAAAATGGGCTTATTCTTTGCCCGGTGCTTTTCTACGTACCATCGCGAAACGAGCATGCCTACCTGCGAAAAAATAAAGACACTCGTCATCATGCCGGTTACGCTTAACAGTAAGGTCATCCAAAAAGATAAGCCCATGGATACCCCCGCTAGCGGTCCGCCAAAAAACTTAACCATACTTAGAAGGTAAACAGATAAATATTTCATTATTTCAGCGGCCAAGTGATGCACTAGTTTATTGTATTAAGTTCGCAGTAAGTTATTATATAACGTAAGACATACGTCGGAAAATTGTAATACGGATCTTTATACAAGAAAAGTACCAGACTTTTAATAAAATACAAATATTGCTATTTTTAGATTTTCGACCCGAAAGCTAGATCGCCGGCATCACCTAAGCCAGGTACAATGTAAGCTCGTTCATTCAGGTGATTATCTAAAGCTCCTAACCAAATCATGGCTTGGGGTAGTTCTCGTTGAATATGGCTTACTCCTTCAGGGCTGGCAATAGCCGCCGCAATGTGCACTTGGCTAGGCGTACCAAACCGCAGCATAGCCTTATACGTAAGCGCCAATGAGGTACCCGTAGCCAGCATAGGGTCCACGAGTAATAATACGCGCCTTTCTAGGGAAGGCCCCGCTAAGTAATCAACGTTTACGGCTATTTCCGAAGTGGCTTCTAACCGGTAAGCGGCTACGAAAGCGCTCGGCGATTTATCGAAATAATTTAAAAAGCCATGGTGAAAAGGTAAGCCGGCCCGCAAAACTGTGGCTAGTACGGGATAATCTACCAAGTGCTGCTGTTCGCAGGCAGCTAAGGGAGTTTGAATTTGCTGCGGCGCATAAGTTAACCGGGTAGAAATTTTATAAGCCAGCACTTCTCCTAACCGTTCCAGATTGCGCCGAAAACGCATACTGTCGCGCTGCACCTGCACATTTCGCAGTTCAGAAATAAATTGGCTAGCCACCGATGGCTCCTGGGTAAGAATATAAATAGAATCTGACGGCTTCATAAATAAGAAAAGTTCTTGAGGTGAAAAGAAACGTTTAGAAATATGCTCGGCTCAAAAGTAATTCGTTTAAGAGTGGATACGTTAATTTATTCTGGAATGAATTAAACTATGGATCCTATTTTATAGTATATCCTTATCTTCAAATTAATATCTTTTGCTTTTGTCTTGTAAAACACAGAAGTGCATAAGAGCAAATTCTGGATTGTAAAACTTTGGTTGTTACCTTTTCACCTTCTCTATGAGATTATCAATTACGTTGTTTTGCTTATTGTTTTTTCTAGTTAATGCAGGTTTTGCTCAAAGCACCTACGTACCACTCGACCCGGATACGTATCATAAAATAGAACGTTTCCAGATTAAATTCAGTAAACAGGTGCCTAATTTCCACACCGGTATTAAGCCGTACTTCCGGAAGGAAGTTGCCGACCTGGCCCAGGAAGTATTTCGGAAAAACGATTCGCTTTCGCACTCCGACCAGTTTAACGCAACTTATTTACTAAATGATAACTGGAATTATACCGACCGGGTAAATCAGACTAACTTTAATAAACCGTTTCTGCGCTATTTTTTCCGCCAGCCCGCCGACTTATATTCCGTAGACATACCCAATTTTACCTTACGGATTAATCCGGTAATTCACTTTGAAGGCGGTTTGGACTCGGATGTAGATGGATTGCGCTACATTAATACTCGGGGC
This region includes:
- the upp gene encoding uracil phosphoribosyltransferase, whose product is MKPSDSIYILTQEPSVASQFISELRNVQVQRDSMRFRRNLERLGEVLAYKISTRLTYAPQQIQTPLAACEQQHLVDYPVLATVLRAGLPFHHGFLNYFDKSPSAFVAAYRLEATSEIAVNVDYLAGPSLERRVLLLVDPMLATGTSLALTYKAMLRFGTPSQVHIAAAIASPEGVSHIQRELPQAMIWLGALDNHLNERAYIVPGLGDAGDLAFGSKI